In Aestuariibaculum lutulentum, one DNA window encodes the following:
- a CDS encoding DUF6495 family protein, translating to MKYSRLTKEQFEELHQEFINFLATQSITSDEWTNLKANKPELAEAELDVFSDLIWEGVLNKAEYLEHISSQHMYLFHLDEDQMHAIVLNIKNDVDITTEEGYAWLRENLMDENVEFLQADKDYTDDKNLDKFKMIEQGAVITKGDLFKYFDKLIN from the coding sequence ATGAAATATTCAAGACTTACAAAAGAGCAATTTGAAGAATTACACCAGGAGTTTATTAACTTTTTAGCCACGCAATCCATCACATCGGATGAATGGACAAACCTTAAAGCTAATAAACCTGAATTAGCTGAAGCAGAATTAGACGTTTTTAGTGATTTAATTTGGGAAGGTGTATTAAACAAAGCTGAATATTTAGAGCACATATCGTCGCAGCACATGTATTTATTTCATTTAGATGAAGATCAAATGCATGCTATTGTGTTAAACATTAAAAACGATGTCGATATAACCACAGAGGAAGGTTACGCCTGGCTTCGTGAAAATTTAATGGATGAGAATGTTGAGTTTTTACAAGCTGATAAGGATTATACCGACGATAAAAATTTAGATAAGTTTAAAATGATAGAACAGGGAGCCGTAATAACAAAAGGTGATTTGTTTAAATATTTTGATAAGCTTATCAACTAA